A DNA window from Bacillus carboniphilus contains the following coding sequences:
- a CDS encoding cytochrome c oxidase assembly protein, which produces MHHSMMGMSGFISPLFWTCLLFLLSIGYISAIFISNKRFKKWPRYRAGFWLLGMVSALLAVIGPVAQKAHLDFMYHMISHLLLGMLAPLLLVLAKPMTLLLRTLPIQRARRLSTILKSRPIFFLTNPITASILNVGGLWVLYTTNMYHAMHQNIMLHIFVHVHILVAGYVFTASMIYLDPIPHRYSFPYRTSVFVVTLGAHGVLSKYIFAHPPSGVPETQAQAGGMLMYYGGDLIDAILIFILCLQWYQATKPNRADILSTTS; this is translated from the coding sequence ATGCATCATTCAATGATGGGGATGAGTGGATTCATATCTCCCCTCTTTTGGACTTGTCTATTATTTCTTTTATCTATTGGATACATAAGTGCAATCTTCATCTCCAATAAACGTTTTAAAAAATGGCCACGCTACCGAGCTGGATTTTGGCTCCTAGGAATGGTTTCAGCCCTTCTCGCTGTAATTGGGCCAGTTGCACAAAAGGCTCACCTGGACTTCATGTATCATATGATTAGTCACTTGTTACTTGGGATGCTAGCTCCTCTACTGCTAGTCCTTGCCAAACCTATGACTCTCCTGTTGAGGACGCTTCCCATACAACGGGCTCGTCGACTCTCGACAATCCTAAAAAGTAGGCCGATTTTCTTTCTTACTAATCCGATTACGGCCTCCATCCTAAACGTTGGTGGTTTATGGGTCCTTTATACAACAAACATGTATCATGCTATGCATCAGAATATAATGTTACATATTTTTGTTCATGTTCATATTTTGGTTGCAGGGTATGTATTTACAGCATCCATGATATATCTCGACCCCATCCCTCACCGTTACAGCTTTCCTTATCGAACATCTGTTTTTGTTGTAACACTTGGAGCACACGGGGTTCTTTCAAAATACATTTTCGCTCATCCCCCATCAGGCGTACCCGAAACGCAAGCCCAGGCTGGAGGAATGCTCATGTACTATGGTGGCGATCTCATTGATGCTATCTTAATATTTATCTTATGTTTACAATGGTACCAAGCTACAAAGCCAAACAGAGCTGATATTCTTTCAACCACTTCATGA
- a CDS encoding DUF2243 domain-containing protein, which produces MSTQTSLMNPNRGKYLSQNVWAGALLGLGFVAFVDEAVFHQLLHWHHFYDLSTPEWGLIWDGIFHSFSWFATIGSSFLLADLHRKHAFWPKRWFGGILFGGGAFQLYDGIIQHKWMRIHQIRYNVDIFPYDLVWNIIAAIMIVVGLYLLSQTKKSSLSTSEGVS; this is translated from the coding sequence ATGAGTACACAAACATCACTTATGAACCCGAACCGTGGCAAATACTTATCACAAAATGTTTGGGCAGGTGCACTATTGGGATTGGGGTTTGTTGCCTTCGTCGATGAGGCAGTATTCCATCAATTACTCCATTGGCATCATTTTTATGATTTATCTACACCAGAATGGGGGCTAATATGGGACGGGATATTTCACAGCTTTAGCTGGTTTGCTACCATTGGTTCTTCCTTTTTACTCGCAGATCTACATCGTAAGCACGCGTTTTGGCCGAAAAGATGGTTCGGAGGTATATTATTCGGAGGCGGTGCTTTTCAACTCTATGATGGCATCATTCAGCATAAGTGGATGAGAATTCATCAAATACGGTATAACGTGGACATCTTCCCCTATGACCTTGTCTGGAATATTATTGCTGCTATTATGATTGTAGTAGGGCTCTATTTATTATCACAAACAAAAAAGTCCTCTCTTTCAACTAGCGAGGGAGTCTCATAA
- the crcB gene encoding fluoride efflux transporter CrcB, whose product MIWLVGLGGSLGAAFRFWVSQIINNRSSSPFPLATWIVNITGSFILGVLANLHMDHLIHEYVWFLFGIGFCGAFTTFSTFGYEITTLIHQKKTKLAIIYVSSSIVLGICSAFIGLMIV is encoded by the coding sequence ATGATTTGGTTAGTAGGATTGGGTGGTTCGTTAGGAGCAGCTTTCCGATTTTGGGTCAGTCAGATTATAAATAACCGTTCATCTAGCCCCTTTCCATTGGCTACTTGGATTGTAAACATCACTGGTTCTTTCATATTGGGAGTGTTAGCTAACCTTCATATGGATCATCTCATTCACGAATATGTTTGGTTTCTATTTGGCATCGGTTTTTGTGGTGCGTTTACCACTTTCTCCACCTTTGGTTACGAAATCACCACGTTAATCCATCAAAAGAAAACGAAACTAGCTATTATATATGTTTCATCCTCTATAGTACTAGGAATTTGTTCTGCTTTTATTGGGCTAATGATCGTGTAA
- the crcB gene encoding fluoride efflux transporter CrcB: protein MNFKPLLYVTTGGFTGSILRYTLGEWLHSGSGFPVGTLFVNLTGCFLLGWLLTFIGTRTKKRPEVQMFFGTGLIGSFTTFSTFSVETIHLIENEQFIMAFFYVLLSMIIGVLLVLAGRKLVLIRGQKEERT from the coding sequence ATGAATTTCAAACCTCTCCTTTATGTCACAACCGGTGGTTTTACCGGAAGTATATTAAGGTACACACTGGGTGAATGGCTCCACTCAGGAAGTGGTTTTCCAGTTGGAACATTATTTGTGAATTTAACAGGATGTTTTCTATTAGGATGGCTGTTAACTTTTATCGGTACTAGAACAAAAAAAAGACCAGAGGTTCAAATGTTCTTTGGTACAGGGTTAATAGGTTCGTTTACTACATTCTCCACCTTTTCAGTCGAGACGATTCATTTAATAGAGAATGAGCAATTTATAATGGCCTTCTTTTACGTTCTTTTATCTATGATTATAGGCGTATTGCTAGTATTGGCTGGAAGGAAATTAGTTCTAATCCGTGGACAGAAGGAGGAAAGAACATGA
- a CDS encoding 5-carboxymethyl-2-hydroxymuconate Delta-isomerase, with product MPHIIVEYTDNIKNEVNIDVLLEKLHHVLISRPSIFPIGGIRSRAIELNQYRIADGAEDDAFVHVTLKIGNGRSGVDKKATCEEMFAVLKSHFSHLLEKRYLALSLELYEFAFPTYKYGNIHGRFKS from the coding sequence ATGCCTCATATTATTGTTGAATATACAGATAATATAAAGAACGAGGTAAATATAGACGTATTACTTGAAAAGCTACACCATGTTCTCATTTCACGTCCTTCTATCTTCCCTATTGGAGGGATTCGCTCCAGAGCAATTGAATTGAATCAATATCGAATAGCTGATGGAGCTGAGGATGACGCATTTGTCCATGTAACACTAAAAATCGGAAATGGGCGTTCAGGTGTAGACAAAAAGGCCACTTGTGAAGAAATGTTTGCAGTTCTGAAGAGTCACTTCTCTCATCTTTTAGAAAAAAGGTACTTGGCCCTTTCCCTTGAACTATATGAATTTGCATTCCCAACCTATAAATATGGAAACATACATGGAAGATTTAAATCATAA
- a CDS encoding fumarylacetoacetate hydrolase family protein: protein MKHARVAVYGSIYQAVEQDGKLQLEDGRLVDFDEVVWLPPVEAQTTFVLGLNYADHAKELTFNAPKEPLVFLKGKNTFVGHNGQTRLPHDATHMHYECELAVVIGKRAKYVKKEKAYEYVSGYTIANDYAIRDYLENYYRPNLRVKNRDGGTPIGPWFVDRDDIKDPMNLSLRTYVNGKLTQEGNTRDMIFDIPALIEYLSSFMTLNPGDLILTGTPEGVTKVNIGDEIITEIEGIGQLLNQIVGDELFNR, encoded by the coding sequence ATGAAACATGCAAGAGTAGCCGTATATGGATCTATTTATCAAGCAGTCGAACAAGATGGAAAGCTCCAGTTAGAAGATGGAAGATTAGTCGACTTCGATGAAGTAGTTTGGCTTCCTCCAGTCGAAGCACAGACTACCTTTGTACTTGGACTAAATTATGCGGACCATGCAAAAGAGTTAACGTTTAACGCCCCAAAGGAACCACTCGTCTTTTTAAAAGGAAAAAATACCTTTGTAGGGCATAACGGTCAAACTCGTCTTCCGCATGATGCTACACATATGCACTATGAATGTGAACTAGCTGTTGTTATCGGTAAACGTGCTAAATATGTGAAAAAAGAGAAGGCATATGAATATGTTTCTGGCTACACAATAGCGAATGACTACGCAATACGAGATTATCTAGAAAACTATTATCGTCCGAATCTACGCGTAAAGAACAGAGATGGCGGCACCCCAATAGGGCCCTGGTTCGTCGACAGAGATGATATAAAAGATCCAATGAACCTTTCATTACGAACATATGTAAATGGTAAACTGACCCAAGAAGGTAATACTCGAGACATGATTTTCGACATTCCTGCATTGATTGAGTATTTAAGTAGCTTTATGACACTAAATCCTGGAGATCTTATATTAACGGGTACTCCTGAAGGTGTAACGAAAGTTAATATTGGTGATGAAATCATTACGGAAATCGAAGGGATTGGACAGCTATTAAATCAAATTGTTGGAGATGAATTGTTTAATAGATAA
- a CDS encoding fumarylacetoacetate hydrolase family protein yields MALATIKLTGKHQLVQGNVDFTNRTVSIQDHLFNFGELNIDAPISGTIYGTLLNYQGNLEALGKQLYEKPYNEPPKAPILYIKPKNTIIGTNHDIPLPSDVTELEVGAALGIVIGKTATRIKESDAHNYIKGYVIANDVSVPHESYFRPAVKHKARDGFCPIGPWVIEQESVKNPDSLSIRVYVNENLAQENTTSNLIRSTSRLLSDVTEFMTLYEGDVLLVGVPEGTPIVKANDVVRIEVEGIGSLENRVVAEHSLGRSELL; encoded by the coding sequence GTGGCATTAGCAACCATAAAATTAACGGGAAAACATCAGCTAGTCCAGGGAAACGTCGATTTTACTAATCGTACTGTATCCATACAGGATCATTTGTTTAACTTCGGAGAGCTAAACATAGATGCTCCAATCTCGGGTACGATCTATGGGACTCTACTAAACTATCAAGGGAACCTTGAAGCTTTAGGGAAACAGCTTTACGAAAAACCTTATAATGAACCACCCAAAGCACCCATCCTATATATAAAGCCTAAAAATACGATTATTGGGACTAATCATGATATTCCCCTTCCTTCTGATGTGACAGAGCTAGAAGTAGGGGCAGCACTTGGTATTGTCATAGGAAAAACAGCAACCCGTATTAAAGAGTCAGATGCCCATAATTACATAAAAGGATACGTCATCGCAAATGATGTAAGTGTTCCACATGAAAGCTACTTCCGCCCTGCAGTCAAACATAAAGCTCGAGATGGTTTTTGTCCTATTGGACCTTGGGTGATAGAACAAGAATCGGTTAAAAATCCAGACTCTCTTTCCATAAGAGTCTACGTGAATGAAAACCTGGCCCAGGAAAATACGACTTCAAATCTTATCCGTTCCACTTCTCGACTACTATCTGATGTAACGGAATTTATGACTTTATATGAGGGGGATGTTTTATTAGTTGGAGTTCCCGAAGGTACACCTATTGTAAAAGCCAATGACGTGGTTCGAATTGAAGTTGAAGGGATTGGTTCACTTGAGAACAGAGTGGTTGCTGAACATTCCTTAGGAAGGAGTGAGCTATTATGA
- a CDS encoding LysR family transcriptional regulator — protein MDIKQLHYFCTIAKEGQITRAAKKLHMAQPPLSQQLKQLEVELGVKLMERQGRNMELTSAGEILYKKATRLLAELEDTKSEVKETGDGLRGILSIGSVKTCFSYLPEKIRYFRETYPNVTFHLREGDTYFVSELLRNRVIEVAVIRLPLDTDDFSMIQLPSEPYVAVIPQKWEHQFRNTTSIEMKELQNLPLLLLHRINGTGQYEMILDECKRHGFKPHVVCECPDAAMLLSLVDAGVGATLVPKSTLLSLHTTNTVTLELQNSKIQSESAVIWLKDRYLSKSAQHFIDTFREHSTIKE, from the coding sequence ATGGACATTAAGCAGCTGCATTATTTCTGTACAATTGCCAAAGAAGGTCAAATTACACGCGCAGCCAAGAAACTCCATATGGCCCAACCTCCTCTAAGTCAGCAGCTCAAACAGCTAGAAGTAGAGCTAGGTGTCAAGTTAATGGAACGTCAAGGAAGAAATATGGAACTAACCTCTGCAGGGGAGATTTTATATAAAAAAGCGACGAGGCTACTGGCAGAATTAGAAGACACTAAATCTGAAGTAAAAGAAACTGGGGATGGACTTCGAGGTATCCTATCGATCGGGTCAGTCAAAACTTGCTTTTCTTATTTACCAGAAAAAATCCGCTACTTCCGGGAAACCTATCCTAATGTAACGTTCCACCTCAGAGAAGGAGACACCTATTTTGTTAGTGAGTTATTGCGAAACAGGGTCATTGAAGTGGCCGTCATCCGTCTCCCGCTTGATACCGATGACTTTTCAATGATCCAACTACCGAGCGAGCCTTATGTAGCGGTCATACCCCAGAAGTGGGAACACCAGTTTAGAAATACAACTTCTATAGAAATGAAAGAACTACAAAACCTTCCCTTATTACTACTTCACAGAATTAACGGAACCGGACAGTATGAAATGATTCTTGATGAATGTAAGCGACATGGGTTCAAACCCCACGTTGTTTGCGAATGTCCAGATGCAGCCATGCTACTATCTTTGGTGGATGCAGGAGTGGGTGCAACTCTTGTTCCTAAATCAACTCTACTTTCGTTACACACAACCAACACGGTTACACTCGAACTACAGAATTCAAAAATTCAATCCGAATCAGCAGTAATTTGGTTAAAAGACCGTTACCTTTCCAAGAGTGCACAGCACTTTATTGATACTTTTCGTGAACATTCAACCATAAAGGAGTGA
- the hpaI gene encoding 2,4-dihydroxyhept-2-ene-1,7-dioic acid aldolase, producing MQRYEEAKKRIRGSIAPIITPFFEDGTLDLDSLENLINWHIESGSHGISVTGTTGEPSSLTIDERVRVMERAKDAVGGRVPFVPGSGSTNHEETLYLTKKAEELGADAALVIVPYYNKPSQHALYKHFKAVADSVSIPIIVYNIPGRTGTNLEVKTLARLNEDCPNIIGVKESNKDFEHVNRVLLNCGRDFNLYSGIELLCYPMLAIGGAGSISATANIAPGKVAELHDAWFEGNHEKALSLHYELMPLNDVLFRDTNPAPVKAALGMLGKIKPVLRLPMDVPSKEIQDEIRQVLRQYVEVSVE from the coding sequence ATGCAAAGGTATGAAGAGGCAAAGAAAAGAATTAGAGGTTCGATTGCACCTATTATTACTCCATTTTTTGAGGATGGTACGCTTGATTTAGATTCATTAGAAAATCTGATTAACTGGCATATTGAGAGTGGCAGTCATGGGATTTCAGTAACAGGAACTACAGGTGAACCGAGCTCTTTAACGATCGATGAGCGTGTCAGAGTGATGGAAAGAGCAAAGGATGCTGTGGGGGGAAGAGTTCCATTTGTCCCAGGTTCAGGCTCCACTAACCACGAGGAAACTTTATATTTAACGAAGAAAGCAGAGGAACTAGGAGCTGACGCTGCTCTTGTGATTGTTCCTTATTACAATAAACCTTCACAGCACGCTTTATATAAACACTTCAAGGCTGTAGCTGATTCTGTTTCTATTCCTATTATTGTCTACAATATTCCTGGTCGAACGGGGACTAATTTAGAAGTAAAAACTCTAGCCCGACTAAATGAAGACTGCCCAAACATTATCGGAGTGAAGGAATCCAATAAGGACTTTGAGCATGTAAACCGTGTGCTATTAAATTGCGGAAGAGACTTTAATTTATATTCAGGAATTGAGCTACTTTGCTACCCAATGCTTGCCATAGGAGGTGCTGGGTCAATTAGTGCAACAGCTAATATTGCACCAGGGAAGGTTGCAGAACTACACGATGCGTGGTTTGAAGGGAATCATGAAAAGGCACTTTCTCTTCATTATGAACTTATGCCATTAAATGATGTGTTGTTTAGAGATACGAATCCTGCACCGGTTAAGGCAGCGTTAGGTATGCTTGGGAAAATAAAGCCAGTATTACGTTTGCCGATGGATGTACCTTCGAAAGAAATTCAGGATGAGATTCGTCAGGTTCTTCGTCAGTATGTTGAGGTGTCGGTGGAGTAG
- the hpaE gene encoding 5-carboxymethyl-2-hydroxymuconate semialdehyde dehydrogenase: MQNQTVKQEGALLHKKVEDIKLYINGQFVEAKSGSTIENVNPFTNEAINLTAEGRQEDIKNAVEAAKDAFEKGPWGYMKQSERMKYINRIADLIDEESAELAYLESLDTGLPIAQTKKMAARAAENFRFYARMVESRLHGESYPVGDEFINYTVYKPLGPVGLITPWNAPFMLTTWKVAPALATGNTVILKPAELSPLTANKLAEIIHKAGVPEGVFNVVHGYGETAGASLVAHPDVKAISFTGETVTGSTIMKNAADTLKKTSMELGGKSPLIVFEDADFDKALDAAVWGIFSFNGERCTANSRVFLHKNIKDRFIAALKERVENIIIGDPLSGSTQLGPLIDQGHFNKVTQYIEIAKQEGCEVIQGNVPEEFSKGNFVPPTLLLNAKNEMKVCQEEIFGPVMAVIEFESEEEVVRAANDVKYGLAGYVWTNDIKRGHRVAQAIDAGMIWINAQNVRDLRIPFGGMKQSGLGREGGHYAIFEFYTEPKAIHVAIGDIHIPQFGKKK; the protein is encoded by the coding sequence TTGCAAAATCAGACAGTAAAACAAGAAGGAGCTCTTTTACACAAAAAAGTAGAAGATATCAAGCTTTATATAAATGGTCAATTCGTTGAAGCCAAGTCAGGGTCTACGATAGAGAATGTTAATCCTTTTACAAATGAGGCTATAAACCTTACTGCAGAAGGTAGACAAGAGGATATTAAAAATGCCGTTGAAGCTGCCAAGGATGCTTTTGAAAAAGGGCCATGGGGTTACATGAAACAATCAGAACGGATGAAGTATATAAATCGAATTGCAGATTTAATAGATGAAGAGAGCGCAGAACTGGCATATTTGGAGTCACTAGATACAGGACTTCCTATTGCTCAGACAAAGAAAATGGCTGCTCGTGCTGCAGAGAATTTCCGATTCTATGCCCGAATGGTCGAGTCGAGACTACATGGAGAATCTTATCCAGTAGGTGATGAGTTTATCAACTATACGGTGTATAAACCACTGGGGCCGGTTGGGCTCATTACACCATGGAATGCTCCATTCATGCTTACAACATGGAAGGTTGCTCCTGCATTAGCCACTGGAAATACGGTCATTTTAAAACCTGCTGAATTGTCTCCGTTAACAGCTAACAAGTTAGCGGAAATCATTCATAAAGCAGGAGTACCAGAAGGTGTTTTTAATGTCGTGCACGGCTATGGAGAAACAGCCGGTGCTTCTTTAGTCGCACACCCAGACGTCAAAGCGATTTCTTTTACTGGAGAAACGGTTACGGGTTCAACGATCATGAAGAATGCAGCTGACACGTTAAAGAAAACCTCAATGGAACTAGGTGGGAAGTCACCACTTATCGTGTTTGAGGATGCAGACTTTGATAAAGCACTAGATGCTGCCGTGTGGGGAATATTCTCTTTCAATGGTGAACGCTGCACAGCAAACTCTCGTGTTTTTCTACACAAAAACATTAAAGATAGATTCATAGCAGCTCTCAAAGAGAGAGTGGAAAACATTATTATCGGTGATCCACTAAGTGGTAGTACTCAACTAGGCCCGCTAATTGACCAGGGACATTTTAATAAGGTCACGCAATACATCGAAATCGCGAAACAAGAGGGTTGTGAAGTTATTCAAGGAAATGTGCCAGAAGAGTTTTCAAAAGGTAATTTCGTACCACCTACACTTCTTCTCAATGCAAAAAATGAAATGAAGGTTTGCCAAGAGGAAATCTTCGGACCGGTCATGGCAGTAATCGAATTTGAATCGGAAGAAGAAGTAGTACGTGCGGCTAATGATGTGAAATATGGTCTTGCAGGTTATGTATGGACCAATGATATTAAGCGAGGTCATCGTGTAGCTCAAGCTATTGATGCTGGAATGATCTGGATTAACGCACAGAATGTCCGTGACTTAAGAATTCCGTTCGGTGGAATGAAGCAAAGCGGATTAGGCCGTGAAGGTGGTCATTATGCCATCTTTGAATTTTATACAGAACCAAAGGCGATTCATGTAGCGATTGGGGATATTCACATACCTCAGTTCGGAAAGAAGAAATAG
- the hpaB gene encoding 4-hydroxyphenylacetate 3-monooxygenase, oxygenase component, which translates to MPAKTGKQYIERLKKANNNVYIHGERVDDVTEHPAFKNVIESMAHLYDLQHEKPEKMLYTSPTTGDKVGMTFLQPKTIDDVIKRREAIQEWALTSGGMMGRSPDYLNAEVMAMGVSNDLFAEADPMFAENARKYYEYARENDISLTHTLIHPQVNRAKAQYEQKDANVALHLKEKTKDGIYVDGIRLLATQGGITDEILVFPSTVKKAGELDDPYSLAFVIPNNTPGLKFISRESFDYGKNKWDHPLSSRFEEGDAIVSFENVFVPWERVFVCGNSSICNRTFRETNAVVHMAHQVLAKNVVKTEFLLGVALSIMDAIGIDQFQHVQDKGTEIMLTLETMKSHLYRAENNAKLDKWGTMTPDFEALNAARNWYPRVYPRLVEIVRVLGASGLMGIPTEADFNHEEIGPIIHRGLQGKNLEGYERVQLFRLAWDMTMSAFGSRQMHYEYYFFGDPVRMGMAYFDGYEKEEFKQRVRDFLGKGSTTNFSKV; encoded by the coding sequence TTGCCGGCAAAAACGGGAAAGCAATATATCGAACGTTTAAAGAAAGCAAATAATAACGTTTATATACATGGAGAAAGAGTAGATGATGTAACGGAACATCCTGCGTTTAAGAACGTCATTGAGTCAATGGCACACTTATATGACCTTCAACATGAAAAGCCAGAAAAAATGCTATATACGTCTCCGACCACTGGTGACAAGGTTGGAATGACTTTCTTGCAGCCTAAGACTATTGATGATGTGATAAAAAGAAGAGAAGCTATTCAGGAGTGGGCGCTAACTTCAGGTGGAATGATGGGGCGGTCTCCAGATTATCTAAATGCTGAAGTGATGGCGATGGGAGTTTCCAATGATCTTTTTGCTGAAGCCGATCCAATGTTCGCTGAAAACGCACGGAAATACTATGAGTATGCTCGTGAAAATGACATTAGTTTAACGCACACTTTAATACACCCACAAGTTAACAGAGCCAAAGCTCAATATGAACAGAAAGATGCAAATGTTGCTTTACATTTAAAAGAAAAAACCAAAGACGGAATTTATGTAGATGGTATTCGATTGTTAGCCACTCAGGGTGGGATTACAGACGAAATTCTCGTGTTCCCTTCAACAGTAAAGAAAGCAGGGGAACTTGATGACCCGTATTCACTAGCTTTTGTCATTCCAAATAATACACCAGGATTAAAATTCATTAGCCGTGAATCTTTTGACTATGGGAAGAACAAATGGGATCATCCACTTTCTTCTCGATTTGAAGAAGGAGATGCGATTGTTTCCTTTGAAAATGTATTTGTTCCTTGGGAGCGAGTGTTCGTATGCGGGAATTCTTCCATCTGCAACCGGACATTCCGTGAAACAAATGCTGTGGTACACATGGCCCATCAAGTACTAGCCAAGAATGTTGTAAAGACTGAGTTTTTACTTGGTGTTGCTTTAAGTATTATGGATGCGATTGGTATTGACCAATTCCAGCATGTTCAGGACAAAGGAACAGAAATTATGCTGACACTTGAAACAATGAAATCCCACCTCTATAGAGCTGAGAATAATGCGAAATTAGATAAATGGGGTACGATGACACCTGATTTTGAGGCGTTAAATGCTGCAAGAAACTGGTACCCAAGGGTGTATCCACGTCTAGTAGAAATTGTTAGAGTTTTAGGAGCATCTGGCTTAATGGGAATTCCAACAGAAGCAGACTTCAACCATGAAGAAATCGGACCTATCATTCACAGAGGGCTTCAAGGGAAAAATCTTGAAGGCTATGAACGAGTTCAGCTATTCCGCCTTGCTTGGGATATGACCATGAGTGCATTTGGTAGTAGACAAATGCATTATGAATACTATTTCTTTGGAGATCCAGTTCGAATGGGTATGGCTTACTTCGATGGATATGAAAAAGAAGAGTTTAAACAAAGAGTTCGTGACTTTCTTGGAAAAGGAAGTACAACGAACTTCTCAAAAGTATAG
- the hpaD gene encoding 3,4-dihydroxyphenylacetate 2,3-dioxygenase has product MNFNIIRAARAVLHVTDLEASRKFYVNTLGFVETESDEQHLYLRGLEEHSHHCLLLKKAEKPAVEVMGYRVYSEVELDVLAEFFADKGLKTKWMEAGTQKAMGRALRVEDVSGLPLEFYAKMDTVERMLQRYDLYKGAKVQRIDHFNCMVPDVEKAYDFYINELGFSCSEYTASEGERIWAAWLHRKPSVHDVAFMNGKGPRLHHVGFWLSDPMSLINACDVLAASGYTASLERGPGRHGLSNAFFLYLRDPDGHRIELYKGDYLTSDPDFKPVRWDINDKRRQTFWGHEAPDCWFNEASEVLNLDAEKTVDLEEAKLKQHKPTFVI; this is encoded by the coding sequence GTGAACTTCAATATCATTCGTGCTGCAAGAGCCGTTCTTCACGTCACAGATCTAGAAGCCTCTCGTAAGTTTTATGTAAATACTCTTGGCTTTGTTGAAACGGAATCGGATGAACAACATTTATATTTACGTGGTCTTGAGGAACATAGTCATCACTGCCTTTTATTGAAAAAAGCAGAAAAACCTGCTGTTGAAGTAATGGGCTATCGGGTATATTCAGAAGTTGAGCTAGATGTACTAGCAGAATTCTTTGCAGATAAAGGATTAAAAACAAAATGGATGGAAGCTGGTACCCAAAAAGCAATGGGTAGGGCCTTACGTGTTGAGGATGTTTCGGGATTACCATTAGAATTTTATGCAAAAATGGATACAGTTGAAAGGATGCTCCAACGATATGACCTTTATAAAGGAGCTAAAGTACAGCGTATTGACCATTTTAACTGCATGGTTCCGGATGTGGAGAAAGCCTATGATTTTTATATCAATGAACTAGGGTTTTCATGCTCAGAATATACGGCTTCTGAAGGGGAAAGAATTTGGGCAGCCTGGTTACATCGAAAACCAAGTGTACACGATGTTGCTTTTATGAATGGAAAAGGCCCTAGGCTCCATCATGTTGGTTTTTGGCTGAGTGATCCAATGAGCCTTATTAACGCTTGCGATGTATTAGCTGCAAGTGGATATACAGCTAGTTTAGAAAGAGGACCAGGACGACATGGTTTATCCAATGCCTTTTTCCTCTATTTAAGAGATCCGGATGGTCATCGAATTGAGCTTTACAAAGGAGACTATTTAACAAGTGATCCTGATTTCAAGCCAGTAAGATGGGATATTAACGATAAACGTAGACAGACATTCTGGGGGCATGAGGCACCAGATTGTTGGTTTAACGAAGCCTCAGAGGTTCTTAATTTGGATGCTGAAAAAACAGTAGACCTAGAAGAAGCAAAGCTAAAGCAGCATAAACCAACATTTGTTATATAA